The following coding sequences lie in one Epinephelus lanceolatus isolate andai-2023 chromosome 24, ASM4190304v1, whole genome shotgun sequence genomic window:
- the pln2 gene encoding phospholamban, translating into MERVQHMTKSAIRRASQIEVNPQAKRNLQELFVNFTLILICLLLIYIIVLLSS; encoded by the coding sequence ATGGAGCGTGTTCAGCACATGACCAAGTCGGCCATCCGCCGAGCGTCTCAGATCGAGGTGAATCCACAAGCTAAGAGGAACCTGCAGGAGCTGTTCGTCAACTTCACCCTCATCCTCATCTGCCTGCTCCTCATTTACATCATCGTCTTGCTGAGCAGCTGA